In Prochlorococcus marinus XMU1404, the following proteins share a genomic window:
- the queG gene encoding tRNA epoxyqueuosine(34) reductase QueG, giving the protein MINTVKDKIEISKKLKEKAISEGFAISGIASIPGSSRLKLRTNALNRWLSNNYHGEMKWMEAERRKNIGSLLEGAKSVLSVGFVYINSLNNKEESFKIGKFGQGEDYHKVIYKKLKNIGKWINQEIPNCKWKICIDTSPLLEKAWAEESGLGWIGKNSNLISKKNGSWLTLGFMILTKDLSPDKPHQSLCGKCDKCIEHCPTKAIVEPFVIQSDLCIAYHTIESREKTIPKKIEKNLNGWVAGCDICQDICPWNRSVPYNNTFETTPKEWIKNLDNKSLNWDDNTWKKNLKGTTLKRIKPWMWRRNIMANLNNR; this is encoded by the coding sequence ATGATTAATACTGTTAAAGACAAAATAGAAATAAGTAAAAAGTTAAAAGAAAAAGCAATTAGTGAAGGTTTTGCAATATCTGGAATTGCATCAATACCAGGTAGTTCGCGCCTAAAATTACGAACTAATGCTTTAAACAGATGGTTATCTAATAACTATCATGGAGAAATGAAATGGATGGAAGCAGAAAGAAGAAAAAACATAGGCTCACTGCTTGAAGGAGCAAAAAGTGTTCTAAGCGTTGGTTTTGTTTATATTAATTCCCTCAACAATAAAGAAGAAAGCTTCAAAATAGGTAAATTTGGTCAAGGAGAAGATTACCATAAAGTAATCTACAAAAAGTTAAAGAATATCGGCAAGTGGATTAACCAAGAAATTCCAAATTGCAAATGGAAAATATGTATTGACACCTCGCCACTTCTTGAAAAAGCATGGGCTGAAGAATCAGGGCTTGGTTGGATAGGTAAAAATAGTAATTTAATATCTAAAAAAAATGGTTCTTGGCTTACTTTAGGTTTTATGATCCTTACTAAAGATCTATCACCAGATAAACCTCATCAATCACTTTGCGGAAAATGTGATAAATGTATAGAACATTGCCCTACAAAAGCGATAGTTGAACCCTTTGTAATACAATCAGACCTATGTATTGCATATCACACCATAGAAAGTAGGGAAAAAACTATTCCAAAAAAGATAGAAAAAAATTTAAATGGGTGGGTTGCAGGATGCGATATTTGCCAAGATATATGTCCTTGGAATAGATCAGTTCCATACAACAATACTTTTGAAACTACTCCAAAAGAATGGATTAAAAATCTTGATAATAAGTCATTAAATTGGGATGACAATACTTG
- the nusB gene encoding transcription antitermination factor NusB gives MYSNRSLSRELSLISLGLIKDKGNFKLNNFQIEEIVESALDSLINHCRDELDNCELDLEDASQKILESELQEGVDSSFSNVRDQLKKSLKKIETVMNTLSVSLDFPKLIVSSGQIDIREDVNQRISNIINNLNSIDSNIDEAMDGWRLQRLPRIDRDILRLAYVDINYLNTPIAVACDEAVNLANKYSDTQGRKFINGVLRRLQTVKLP, from the coding sequence ATGTATAGTAATAGATCTCTCTCTAGGGAATTGTCCTTAATTTCTTTGGGCTTGATAAAAGACAAAGGCAACTTTAAATTAAATAATTTTCAGATAGAAGAGATTGTTGAGTCGGCTTTGGATTCATTAATAAATCATTGCAGAGATGAATTAGATAATTGTGAATTAGATTTAGAAGATGCATCACAAAAAATATTAGAAAGTGAATTACAAGAAGGGGTTGATTCCTCTTTTTCAAATGTTAGAGATCAATTAAAAAAGTCTTTAAAAAAAATTGAAACTGTAATGAATACACTTTCAGTATCTTTGGACTTTCCAAAATTAATAGTTTCTAGCGGACAAATTGATATTAGAGAGGATGTGAATCAGAGAATTAGTAATATTATCAATAATCTTAATAGTATTGATTCTAATATTGATGAAGCAATGGATGGCTGGAGATTGCAAAGGTTACCAAGAATTGATCGAGATATTTTGCGTTTAGCCTACGTGGATATTAATTATCTGAATACACCGATTGCTGTAGCTTGTGATGAGGCTGTTAATTTAGCCAACAAATATAGTGATACGCAAGGAAGAAAATTTATTAATGGAGTATTGAGGAGATTACAAACAGTAAAATTGCCATGA
- a CDS encoding DUF502 domain-containing protein produces MVESNQNQDTNLGSRLQQDLKNDLIAGLLVVIPLATTIWLSSLVSKFVLTLVTSVPKQLNPFINLNPLLQDLINLALGLTVPLLAILLIGLMARNFVGRWLLEFGEGTLSKIPVAGAVYKTLKQLLETFLSNKSNRFRRVVLVEYPREGLYSVGFVTGDVGPSLQPELEEKLLSIFIPTAPNPTTGWYTLVPESSVKDLDISVEDAFRTIISAGIVNPDEKNNTTNPTFSKLFSQLRASTNPSS; encoded by the coding sequence TTGGTTGAATCTAATCAAAATCAAGATACAAACCTAGGATCTAGGCTCCAACAGGATCTGAAAAATGATCTTATAGCTGGATTGTTGGTTGTAATTCCTTTAGCAACAACTATTTGGTTATCATCATTAGTTAGTAAATTCGTTTTAACATTAGTCACTTCTGTTCCTAAGCAATTAAATCCTTTTATTAATTTAAATCCTTTATTACAAGACTTAATAAATCTTGCCTTGGGTTTAACAGTTCCTTTATTAGCTATTTTGCTCATAGGTTTAATGGCGAGAAATTTCGTAGGAAGATGGTTATTAGAATTTGGGGAAGGAACCTTATCAAAAATCCCAGTAGCAGGTGCAGTTTACAAAACTCTTAAACAGTTACTCGAAACTTTCCTTAGTAATAAATCAAATAGATTTAGAAGAGTTGTTTTAGTTGAATATCCACGTGAAGGATTATATAGCGTAGGCTTTGTTACAGGCGATGTGGGCCCTTCTCTACAACCAGAATTGGAAGAAAAGTTGCTAAGTATTTTTATACCTACTGCACCTAATCCAACCACTGGTTGGTATACTTTGGTCCCTGAGTCTTCTGTTAAGGATTTGGATATTTCTGTTGAAGATGCTTTTAGAACTATAATCTCCGCTGGGATAGTTAATCCTGATGAAAAAAATAATACAACAAACCCAACATTTTCCAAATTATTTTCTCAATTACGTGCTTCCACGAATCCCTCTTCTTAA
- the ftsY gene encoding signal recognition particle-docking protein FtsY, giving the protein MTNTNSDNSKEWAAQAYALLKQKQEKQKQELQKEEEQKQQLQKEEEQKQQLQKEEEQKQQLQKEEEQKQELIDSTNIENLPRSFNTLNETTLGEFDDNFTWSAMVLAAQGKKINQISIDEIDWLTKLKRGLEETRKGFVTELLDKLGDDPLTPESLDDLETLLIRADVGINSTDKVINSLRKKLNEEVVGGEAGIKFLKEELKLIIDKPIKNSGVDLLVPKKGHLNVWLLVGVNGVGKTTTLGKLAYLSSRSNYKTLIAAADTFRAAAVEQLKVWGERSNVDVICNQSKNADPAAVVFDAINCAKKRNVELLLVDTAGRLQTKNNLMDELAKIKKIIDKKVPDAIVESLLVLDASQGQNGLKQAKSFAKSANLSGAIITKLDGTSRGGVSLAVSAEVNLPIRFIGAGEGIKDLRPFNSYEFVEALLADK; this is encoded by the coding sequence ATGACTAATACTAATTCTGATAATTCTAAAGAGTGGGCGGCACAAGCTTATGCACTTTTAAAACAAAAACAAGAAAAACAAAAACAAGAATTACAGAAGGAAGAGGAACAAAAACAACAATTACAGAAGGAAGAGGAACAAAAACAACAATTACAGAAGGAAGAGGAACAAAAACAACAATTACAGAAGGAAGAGGAACAAAAACAAGAATTAATTGATAGTACTAATATAGAAAATCTTCCTAGATCTTTTAATACTTTAAATGAAACAACATTAGGAGAATTTGACGATAATTTTACTTGGTCAGCAATGGTATTAGCTGCTCAAGGAAAAAAAATAAATCAAATTTCTATAGATGAAATAGACTGGCTAACGAAATTAAAAAGAGGATTAGAAGAAACAAGAAAAGGATTTGTTACGGAATTATTGGATAAATTGGGAGATGATCCTCTTACACCTGAATCTCTTGATGACTTAGAGACGCTATTAATAAGGGCAGATGTTGGCATTAATTCAACTGATAAAGTTATAAATTCTCTAAGGAAAAAATTAAATGAAGAAGTAGTCGGAGGAGAAGCAGGAATAAAATTCTTAAAGGAGGAATTAAAATTAATTATCGATAAACCAATAAAAAATTCAGGCGTTGATCTTCTAGTTCCTAAAAAAGGTCATTTAAATGTTTGGTTATTAGTAGGAGTTAATGGTGTTGGCAAAACTACTACATTGGGAAAATTAGCATATTTATCATCAAGAAGTAATTATAAAACCTTGATAGCTGCTGCTGATACTTTTAGAGCTGCCGCAGTAGAACAATTAAAAGTATGGGGAGAGAGAAGTAATGTGGATGTAATATGTAATCAATCCAAAAATGCTGATCCAGCTGCTGTAGTGTTTGATGCAATAAATTGTGCAAAAAAAAGAAATGTTGAATTATTACTAGTTGATACAGCTGGTAGATTGCAAACTAAAAATAATTTGATGGATGAATTAGCAAAAATAAAAAAAATAATAGACAAAAAAGTGCCTGATGCAATTGTTGAATCATTACTAGTTTTAGATGCAAGCCAAGGTCAAAATGGCTTAAAGCAAGCCAAAAGTTTTGCTAAATCAGCTAATCTTAGTGGAGCAATTATTACTAAATTAGATGGCACTTCTAGAGGCGGTGTTTCTTTAGCCGTCTCTGCAGAAGTTAATTTGCCTATAAGATTTATTGGCGCTGGAGAGGGTATAAAAGATTTAAGACCTTTTAATAGTTATGAATTTGTGGAGGCTTTGCTTGCAGATAAATAA